A region of the Flintibacter sp. KGMB00164 genome:
GCCGGGGGCAATCACCTTACCCACCTCCTCCAGCAGAACAGCAGTCCCATACAGGTCCACCTTCAAAATCGCCTCGATAGGGGCCTGGCTGGGAGAGATGCCGGCGGCGTTTACTAACATGGTGATGTCACCATACTTCTGTGCCTGGGCAATGATGCTCTGGATGGATGCCCGGCTGGAGAGATCCATTTCCACCGGCACTACATCAAATCCGGCGTCGTTCATGGTTTTGGCGATGGCCTGAGCGTTCTCCGTTTTTTTGTCTCCGATCACGATTTTTATTCCGTATCCCATCCGGCGGGCAATGGCCACGCCGATCTGGCCCGCACCGATCAAAAGCATAACGTTTTGTTTCATGATTGTGTTCGTCCCTTCCTTTTGGTTGGTCTGCCTCTATTATAAAAATCCCCCTGGAGTCCATCAATTTGAGTTTCAACTGCTTTCGATAAGTTAAACTTATATGAAAAAGCTGCCCTCGCAAAGCGAGGGCAGCCGGAAAGAAAACAGGTAACTATTTAAATTTACTTTTCAAAACATCCGCAAATTCCTCCACATAATATCCGGAGTTATCCTTCTTCCAGAACAGACAATAGTTGCGGACAATCGGTTCCTCTCCGCGACAAAGAGGAACACGGCGGATGGAAGTGCCGAAGGTCATAGCGGGGGTTCTGCCTTCCACAGGGAAAAACCCCTGTCCGCTGATGACCATCAGGCGTGCCTCCTCCAGATTCTCAGCAAAGAGGATCTCACTTGGAATCCCGATGATGGTTTGGTAAAACTCCTGCTCAGTGGTCTGTTGTTCTTTGGAGGCCACCAGAATACAGGGAAGGTTTTTCAATTCCTGTACGGTAACAGAAGAAAGCTCCGTCATAGGATTTCGGGCTGCCAACTCAATATACATTTGGTTGGAGTCTAAAATCAAATTGACATATTCATCCGAAAAAGCACGGCGCTGATCATTGAGTACCAAATCCGCACCGCCGGTGCGCAGCAGATCAAATAATTCCTCATGGTTTCCGTACAGCAGCTGAAGATCCACACGAGGATATTTTTCTGAAAACTCCTCCAGTGCCTGATGAAGTTCCGGGCTGCTATGGCTGCGCAGGTATCCGATTTTTAGAATCGCTTCATCTCCACGGGCAATCTTAGCGGCCTCGCTGCACATCTGCTCATAATCTGAGACTAATACCAGGCTCTTTTTATAAAAGTGTTCCCCTGCAGGAGTCAACACAAATTTCCGATTATGTCGTTCCAGCAGGGAAAAGCCCAACTCCTGCTCCAATGCCTTGATCTGCTGAGAAATAGCAGACTGGGAAATGTGGCACTCTTCTGCAGCTTCTGAAAAGCTGTTATTGCGCACAACGGCTTGAAAATATTGAATCTGTCGTAACAAGGACCCACCTCCCGCTGAAACATACCTTTATCAGTATAGCATATCTGCACTAGTTTTCAAAAGAGATGTGTAATCGTGGTGAAAATACCTGTGGTTTTATTTTAAAAGCTGTACCTTGGAAAACAAGAAGGCAGACACCCAAAAATGAAAGAAATTTAAGGAAATATTTATAGGCTGTTTTTATCTCTGCGCTATCATTTTAACATCAAAGAAACCCAAAAAACAGGGTGCCGGCATTGGCACTGCAGATCGGGAGGCGGCCTCAATGTGGCTTGACGTTTTATTTCAGGAATGTATGGATGCAGCGCAGTCAGAACGTGTTTCCAGGCCTGTCCGAATCCTGTGCATCGTTCTTGTATCACTGGTGTTTCTTATCGCGATTACCGGCTTGTTTCTTCTGGTTTTTGTGATAGAGGGCCAAAGCCTTTTCAAGCGAGGTATCTTCCTGATCATGGGAATGATTGCGCTTGCCTCTTATCTGCACTTTCTAAGTGCCATCGTGAGAAAGGGCGGGAGGAAGCCGTAATGCGATCGGACATGAAAAAAGCCTATTACCATCAGCTTGGCCCAGAAAACATCTGCCGCTGCGCCGACTGCCGAAACTACTGTGCCAGGGGCAAGGCGGCCTATCCGAAGGTGGCCCGGTATCTTGCCTCCCTTGGGTAGACAGGGAGGCAGGATACCAGATAAGAACGGGTGGAAGACGCATATGACAAATCTTCTATACAGCTTAATGATATTCAATGAGAGGCTTGAAGGGTTTTTTATCGGAGTGTTTGAATCCAGCGAAAAGGCCAGGCAAGTGGCGGAACACTACTTATCTGCTCTCCCAGGATTCCGGGATTACCCCTGCACCTATGAGATCACAGAAAAGTTGGTGGTCGGTACAATCGGCCAATCTCAGAAAGTCCATATGATCTGGGGCTGGGACGAGGATGAAAATGGGAACGAGACAGGTATTTGGAGCAGCACCTGCTATACGGATAAGCAGAACGCCCAACAGGCTCTGGAAGAAGCAAGGCGGAGTATGAACAAGCAAGAGTGGAGCTTGGATACCTACCTCATTGGTCAATGCCACTGGACAGAGGGCTTCACACGTGTCTTTTCTTCAGAATAAGAACAATATAAAATACATAAGCGAGGAGATCAGGCAATGGCTTTGAGTTATGATGAAATGCAGCAACTGTTTGAACAAATGGGATTCAAAGGCTTTTCCATGCGAGCGTATGATGCACAGATGGAATATCTTATTTCTGAGGCGATGGAAGACAATGCAAAAGCGTATATGATTGATGTAGTCCCCGGTGACCTTGAATTCGGACAGAATGATGGGATTGCCTTACTGGAAAAGCATTATTATAAAGAGGCTAATATGGCTCGTCTGCTTCGTAAGTGGTTGGATATCGTTCTCCATTTTTCATGCTACTATCCGCTGGAGACTGTTCTGGTTACTGGCGTAGGCTTACCAGATATAGAAGATTTCAAAGAGCAAACACCCAATGAAGAAGGATATTACCTGGAATTCCCAATGGAATCTATCCATGACATGGATGAGCTGTCTGACCTGGTGTTTCAAAAGACCTTTGGGACCATGAGATTTTTGTTCCCAACACTGGATATGGTGTTTCATATTGAGACCGGTGAGGTATATAATATTGTCACGCTGAAGAAAATTACGGAAGAAAACCAGACAGCAATAGAACTCCTGCGGAAACTTGTGGCAGCTCAGGGATTATTTCTTGTGTAAAGGAGGATCGTGTGCCATGAGTGAGATGTTGCTGAACGGGATGTTGTTTGATGATTACCTTGCAAAGTATGAGATATTTGAGAAAACCACACAGTTCATGATGGAGTACCTGAAAAATTGGTACGATGATGATCCGGAAGATTTTCAGAGAGAAATGTGGGCAGATTACCGGACTGTGGCAGAAGCCTATCAGTTTAAGCGGAAAATTGCCGCATTTGAGAAAAACTATATGTATGACACGCCCCTGCTCTGCATTGCTTTCAGTATGGACATCAATGATAATGATGGTAATTATGTGGCAATTTATACCGCAATTTTTGACCTTAACGGTAACTGCATTGATGACCTGCTGCGTAAATGATATTGATCAGTCATCTGTGATAGATTTTCGAGATTAGACGCAGAAT
Encoded here:
- a CDS encoding LysR family transcriptional regulator; amino-acid sequence: MLRQIQYFQAVVRNNSFSEAAEECHISQSAISQQIKALEQELGFSLLERHNRKFVLTPAGEHFYKKSLVLVSDYEQMCSEAAKIARGDEAILKIGYLRSHSSPELHQALEEFSEKYPRVDLQLLYGNHEELFDLLRTGGADLVLNDQRRAFSDEYVNLILDSNQMYIELAARNPMTELSSVTVQELKNLPCILVASKEQQTTEQEFYQTIIGIPSEILFAENLEEARLMVISGQGFFPVEGRTPAMTFGTSIRRVPLCRGEEPIVRNYCLFWKKDNSGYYVEEFADVLKSKFK